Proteins encoded by one window of Salmonirosea aquatica:
- a CDS encoding sensor histidine kinase — protein sequence MTALNPEQLRWSILIASLAMLLMAGFVITFIIYYQKKRLEQEKNLRDVEKNYQRMLLETALNSEEAERRRIAQDLHDDIGTMLSLTKLSLNQLHKNMNKEDPRSEFTLHKAQSLVEETIIHVRRITRDLVPTTLEQFGLVAAIEEFIHRLSDNVSLTVHFQCDTEHIPRLSPRVELALYRIMQELVNNAIKHANCDEIEIDLHLDKGKLELQVTDNGKGFDVKGLEPSQQEGLGLRNIESRLSVINGAVNYQKPGIRGLRARVQIPVEAERPIKPEPLHPFRKSPADRSV from the coding sequence ATGACAGCCCTGAATCCTGAGCAATTGCGCTGGTCGATTCTGATTGCCTCGCTGGCCATGCTGCTCATGGCCGGGTTTGTGATCACCTTCATCATCTATTACCAAAAGAAGCGGCTTGAGCAGGAAAAAAATCTGCGCGATGTGGAAAAGAACTATCAACGGATGTTGCTCGAAACCGCCCTGAATTCAGAAGAGGCCGAGCGGAGGCGCATTGCCCAGGACCTGCATGACGACATCGGTACCATGCTTTCGCTCACCAAGCTCAGCCTCAATCAGCTCCATAAAAACATGAACAAGGAAGATCCGCGCTCTGAGTTTACCCTGCATAAAGCCCAATCGCTGGTGGAAGAAACCATCATCCACGTGCGGCGTATCACCCGCGACCTGGTACCTACGACATTGGAGCAGTTTGGATTGGTAGCCGCCATCGAAGAGTTCATCCACCGCTTGAGCGACAATGTTTCACTTACTGTCCATTTTCAGTGCGACACCGAGCATATTCCCCGGCTCTCGCCCCGAGTAGAACTGGCCCTTTACCGAATCATGCAGGAACTTGTCAACAATGCCATCAAACACGCCAATTGCGACGAAATCGAGATCGACCTGCACTTGGACAAAGGGAAATTGGAACTTCAGGTAACGGACAATGGCAAAGGGTTCGACGTCAAGGGCTTAGAACCCAGCCAACAGGAGGGTCTGGGATTACGCAACATCGAGAGCCGCCTGAGCGTGATCAACGGGGCGGTGAACTATCAGAAGCCTGGCATCCGGGGGCTGCGGGCCCGGGTGCAGATTCCCGTAGAAGCCGAGCGCCCCATCAAGCCCGAACCATTGCACCCGTTCAGAAAGTCGCCTGCT
- the rlmB gene encoding 23S rRNA (guanosine(2251)-2'-O)-methyltransferase RlmB, giving the protein MEKRRYPVRKTPSIPKSDMVFGIQSVLETLRSGKEIERLLIQKDQSFPEIQQLATELQAPVSKVPVEKLNRLTRKNHQGVVCFISPVRYVSAHNVLTQVYEEGKTPLFLMLDRITDVRNFGAIARTAECAGVQALLVPFKGGSQINADAMKTSSGALNYLPVSREGSILDTLHYLRDSGLQVVACTEKSEGSLYEVDFTIPTVVILGSEEDGISEQLLRLSDHKVRIPLLGQVESLNVSAATAVVLYEAVRQRSQS; this is encoded by the coding sequence ATGGAGAAACGGCGCTATCCGGTAAGAAAAACCCCCTCAATCCCGAAATCCGACATGGTTTTCGGGATTCAATCTGTTTTGGAAACCCTTCGTTCGGGGAAAGAAATCGAACGGCTCCTGATCCAGAAAGATCAAAGCTTTCCCGAAATTCAGCAGCTGGCCACCGAGTTGCAGGCGCCCGTCAGTAAGGTACCGGTGGAAAAACTCAACCGCCTGACCCGTAAAAACCATCAGGGTGTGGTTTGTTTCATCTCGCCTGTGCGGTATGTTTCGGCCCATAATGTGCTGACGCAGGTATACGAAGAGGGTAAAACGCCCCTGTTCCTGATGCTCGACCGCATCACCGACGTCCGCAATTTCGGAGCCATTGCCCGCACCGCCGAATGCGCGGGTGTGCAGGCTTTGCTGGTACCTTTCAAGGGAGGCAGCCAGATCAACGCCGACGCGATGAAAACCTCATCGGGTGCGCTCAACTACCTACCCGTCAGCCGCGAAGGTAGTATTCTGGATACCCTTCATTATCTGCGCGACAGCGGTTTGCAAGTGGTGGCCTGCACGGAAAAGAGCGAGGGTAGCTTGTATGAGGTCGACTTCACCATTCCTACGGTGGTCATCCTGGGCTCGGAAGAAGACGGCATTTCGGAGCAACTACTCCGGCTCTCCGACCACAAAGTGCGCATTCCGTTACTGGGCCAGGTTGAGTCGCTGAACGTATCAGCGGCCACGGCCGTGGTATTGTATGAAGCCGTCCGGCAGCGCAGCCAATCCTAG
- a CDS encoding GWxTD domain-containing protein has protein sequence MKIKFSLAYLSVLALCVGACTSSKQTAVRSVESQRAAGQAAPTSINEPTLVGVTSKFINIDSTQVRVFVYVDAVANQTPISVEDFIRLYNLNYVMYSDYGTRDRLAYGNVPLTPQNLTRLGDQVVAQFDVKKPGKDYGVLLMEISQTGTLKKVLNDLAIRFREQRDSDRFAVYESGKQVPLRRHFVTQNEPVQIRSISDRSEPLQVFYYRHGFDAAASPMNTVPRTVSKSLQVDSTFTIQSNESVAFAQEGLYYIQSDTTQAEGLGLLVTNDRYPKMTRPEQLKEPLLYMSTNQEITEMQNARDSKKALDKYWLSLMGGNPELARQVIRNYYSRVEEANRLFTSYKEGWKTDKGMIFIILGPPDKVQRSKDKEVWVYDQKANATNVNFTFNKRSNQFVDDHYELVRYVEYQPIWYPVVEAWRNGAIR, from the coding sequence ATGAAGATCAAGTTTTCTCTCGCCTACCTTTCGGTACTTGCTTTGTGTGTAGGTGCCTGTACCTCATCAAAGCAGACGGCGGTGCGTTCGGTGGAATCGCAACGCGCTGCCGGTCAGGCTGCCCCAACGTCTATCAACGAGCCCACGCTGGTAGGCGTCACCAGCAAATTTATCAATATCGACTCCACCCAGGTGCGCGTGTTCGTGTACGTGGATGCGGTGGCGAATCAAACGCCTATCAGTGTAGAGGATTTTATACGCCTGTATAACCTCAACTACGTCATGTACTCCGATTACGGAACCCGCGACCGGCTCGCCTACGGCAATGTACCTTTGACCCCCCAAAACCTCACCCGGCTGGGCGATCAGGTCGTAGCTCAGTTTGATGTCAAAAAACCCGGCAAGGACTATGGCGTTCTGCTCATGGAAATCAGCCAGACGGGTACCCTGAAAAAAGTGTTGAATGACCTCGCCATCCGGTTTCGTGAGCAGCGCGACAGCGACCGGTTCGCGGTGTACGAGTCCGGGAAGCAGGTACCCCTGCGCCGCCATTTCGTCACTCAGAATGAGCCCGTGCAGATTCGCTCCATCAGCGACAGATCGGAACCGCTTCAGGTATTCTATTATCGCCATGGGTTCGATGCGGCGGCTTCTCCCATGAACACCGTACCGCGGACCGTCTCCAAGTCGCTGCAAGTAGATAGTACGTTCACGATTCAGAGTAACGAATCGGTCGCTTTTGCGCAGGAAGGGTTGTACTACATTCAGTCGGATACTACCCAAGCCGAAGGGTTGGGCTTGCTGGTGACCAACGACCGGTACCCTAAAATGACCCGGCCGGAGCAATTGAAAGAACCGCTCTTATACATGAGTACCAACCAGGAAATCACCGAAATGCAGAATGCTCGCGACAGCAAGAAAGCCCTGGACAAATACTGGCTGTCGCTGATGGGAGGAAATCCCGAACTGGCCCGGCAGGTGATCCGCAATTATTATAGCCGGGTGGAAGAAGCCAACCGCCTGTTCACCAGCTATAAAGAAGGCTGGAAAACGGACAAGGGAATGATATTTATTATTCTGGGCCCACCTGATAAGGTACAGCGCAGCAAGGACAAGGAAGTGTGGGTGTATGACCAGAAGGCCAACGCCACGAACGTCAATTTTACTTTTAACAAACGATCTAACCAATTCGTGGACGATCATTATGAGTTGGTGCGCTACGTAGAGTACCAGCCCATTTGGTATCCCGTAGTAGAAGCATGGAGAAACGGCGCTATCCGGTAA
- a CDS encoding crotonase/enoyl-CoA hydratase family protein: MELTTLLLSVENHVAHVKFNRPQRANALNQTAWKEIQNVFEALDEDEQVRVIVLSGEGKHFCSGIDLELLMSVTGLTENCEGRKREKLRKQILALQVPINAIEQCSKPVIAAIHGGCIGAGVDLVAACDLRYCTEDAFFSIREIDMGMVADLGTLQRLPHIIPQGTLREIAFTGRSVFGPEAQRIGLVNEAFETKEKMQEGVANVAHQIAAKSPLSIRGTKHILNYSRDHSVADGLDYMATWNAAMLLSNDLTEAFQASIQKREANFL; this comes from the coding sequence ATGGAACTCACCACCCTGCTCCTCTCCGTCGAAAATCACGTAGCGCATGTGAAATTCAACCGACCGCAGCGCGCCAACGCCCTCAACCAAACGGCCTGGAAGGAAATCCAAAACGTTTTTGAAGCGCTGGATGAGGACGAACAGGTACGCGTGATCGTGCTGAGTGGCGAGGGGAAGCATTTCTGTTCCGGCATCGATCTGGAGCTACTGATGAGCGTGACGGGCCTCACAGAAAATTGCGAAGGGCGTAAGCGGGAAAAACTCCGCAAACAGATTCTGGCTTTGCAGGTCCCCATCAATGCCATCGAGCAATGCAGCAAACCCGTGATCGCCGCCATCCACGGGGGTTGCATAGGCGCGGGGGTCGATCTTGTGGCGGCTTGTGACCTGCGCTACTGTACGGAAGATGCGTTTTTTAGCATCCGTGAAATAGATATGGGTATGGTGGCCGATTTGGGTACCTTGCAGCGTCTGCCCCACATCATTCCGCAAGGTACCCTGCGCGAAATTGCCTTTACGGGACGTTCAGTATTTGGCCCCGAGGCCCAACGGATTGGTTTGGTGAATGAAGCTTTTGAAACTAAGGAAAAAATGCAGGAAGGCGTTGCTAACGTGGCCCATCAAATCGCCGCTAAATCGCCCCTATCCATCCGGGGTACCAAGCACATTCTCAATTATTCCCGCGACCATTCTGTAGCCGATGGCCTTGACTATATGGCTACCTGGAATGCTGCCATGCTGCTGTCCAACGACCTGACGGAGGCCTTTCAGGCATCGATTCAGAAACGGGAAGCAAATTTTTTGTAA
- a CDS encoding trans-sulfuration enzyme family protein, which translates to MHPETLALHHSDFKDKNAAAVVPPLYLSTTYERDENYELPQGYLYTRAGNPNRHQLEQALAALEGGSEAMAFASGQAATMTLLQCLKAGDHVLIPDDAYYGTPALLQELFLLWGLTFTKVDTTDLAAIKEAIRPETQLIWLETPSNPLLKVSDLTAVSKLAREHGLLSVCDNTWATPVLQRPLDLGCDVVMHSTTKYLGGHSDVLGGALVFKQKSEMSERARQIQTLGGAVPSPFDCWLVARGIKTLAVRIRQQSANAQRLAEFLENHAAIERVHYPGLTSHPGHKVAQRQMILSGGMLSVQVRGGKEEALAFVKKLNLFTVATSLGGVESLIEHRASTEGPDTLTPQNLLRVSVGLEHADDLMADLDQALAGM; encoded by the coding sequence ATGCATCCCGAAACCCTGGCTCTCCACCATTCCGATTTCAAAGATAAAAACGCCGCTGCCGTCGTGCCGCCCCTGTATCTCTCGACGACCTATGAGCGGGACGAAAACTACGAACTACCCCAGGGGTACCTTTATACCCGCGCCGGAAACCCCAACCGCCATCAGCTCGAACAGGCTCTGGCTGCGTTGGAAGGCGGAAGCGAGGCGATGGCTTTTGCATCCGGACAAGCCGCCACGATGACCCTGCTGCAATGCCTGAAAGCGGGTGATCACGTGCTGATTCCTGACGATGCCTACTATGGAACGCCCGCCCTGTTGCAGGAATTGTTTCTGCTGTGGGGGCTCACCTTCACCAAGGTAGATACCACCGACCTGGCTGCCATAAAAGAAGCCATCCGCCCCGAAACCCAACTGATCTGGCTGGAAACGCCTTCGAATCCTTTGCTCAAAGTGAGTGATCTGACCGCCGTTTCAAAGCTTGCGCGGGAACATGGGCTCCTTAGCGTGTGCGACAATACTTGGGCAACACCTGTGTTGCAACGCCCGCTGGATTTGGGTTGTGATGTGGTGATGCACTCGACCACGAAGTACCTCGGCGGCCATAGCGATGTGCTGGGGGGCGCGTTGGTATTTAAGCAAAAAAGCGAAATGTCAGAACGCGCCCGGCAAATCCAAACGTTGGGCGGAGCAGTACCTTCGCCGTTCGACTGCTGGCTGGTGGCGCGCGGCATCAAGACCCTGGCTGTGCGGATACGGCAACAGTCGGCCAATGCACAGCGCCTGGCGGAGTTTTTGGAAAATCATGCTGCCATCGAGCGGGTGCATTATCCGGGCTTGACTTCTCACCCCGGACATAAAGTGGCCCAACGACAAATGATACTGAGCGGCGGGATGCTTTCGGTGCAGGTACGGGGAGGAAAAGAGGAAGCGCTGGCTTTTGTCAAAAAACTGAATCTCTTCACCGTCGCTACCAGCCTGGGCGGGGTGGAAAGTCTGATCGAGCATCGGGCGTCGACGGAAGGGCCGGACACTCTCACGCCGCAAAATCTATTGCGCGTGTCGGTCGGGCTGGAGCATGCCGATGATTTGATGGCCGATCTGGATCAGGCTTTGGCGGGAATGTAA
- a CDS encoding SDR family oxidoreductase has protein sequence MSTKKIALITGPTSGIGKVTALELAKRGFNLILLARNPKKADKLQLEIGVKAETAFIECDLSSLASVQRAVEQIRSDYSHIDVLINNAGLMMDHEEITLDGIEMTFAVNHVGHFLLTTGLIDLLKAGTDARIVHVSSGAHQFAKFRIDQLVKPDKFKPWTTYGNSKLANILFSNELSARLQPLGITSNALHPGFVATSFGSGFSSFGSVVMWLVRPFAKSPQEGAQTSIYLASSPEVFGVTGKYFENMQPIKPAKETHSKFLATELWKLSEDLVKDYIPAKA, from the coding sequence ATGTCCACCAAAAAAATAGCCCTCATCACCGGTCCTACTTCGGGAATTGGCAAAGTTACTGCCCTCGAACTGGCCAAGCGCGGATTCAACCTGATTCTTTTGGCCCGGAACCCCAAAAAAGCGGACAAACTGCAACTCGAAATTGGCGTTAAAGCCGAAACAGCCTTCATAGAGTGTGATCTTTCCAGTCTGGCGTCGGTGCAGCGGGCCGTCGAACAGATCCGCTCCGATTACAGCCACATTGATGTGCTGATCAACAACGCGGGCCTGATGATGGACCATGAGGAAATTACACTGGATGGGATAGAAATGACTTTTGCCGTAAACCACGTGGGGCATTTCCTGCTCACAACGGGCCTGATCGATTTGCTGAAAGCGGGCACGGACGCCCGCATCGTCCACGTGTCGTCGGGGGCGCATCAATTCGCGAAGTTCCGTATCGACCAGCTCGTGAAGCCGGATAAATTCAAACCTTGGACAACCTATGGCAACTCAAAGTTGGCTAATATTCTGTTTTCCAATGAATTGTCAGCGCGTTTGCAACCCTTGGGAATTACGTCCAACGCCTTGCATCCTGGTTTTGTAGCGACGAGTTTCGGCTCCGGTTTTTCCAGTTTTGGTAGCGTTGTCATGTGGCTGGTCAGGCCCTTTGCCAAGTCGCCGCAGGAGGGAGCGCAAACGAGTATCTACCTCGCCAGCTCACCCGAAGTCTTTGGTGTAACGGGCAAATATTTCGAAAACATGCAGCCTATAAAACCCGCCAAAGAAACGCACAGCAAGTTTCTGGCCACCGAACTTTGGAAACTCAGTGAGGATTTGGTCAAAGATTACATTCCCGCCAAAGCCTGA
- a CDS encoding phosphotransferase enzyme family protein — MIEQTIDFERILAAYDVFPLPEPRRFGSGHINDTFLVEAEDGARFVLQKINAAVFRVGAIANNLRLAARHLAKQHPDYLFVAPIPTLAGDELMELAGESWRLTPFVKNSYSINEATTPQQAYEAARQFGLLARNLDGLDMSRFEATIPDFHNLSFRYRQFQEALAATTDARRSTAQDVIEYFLKKNEIVDTYESLLQNSDFPDRLMHHDTKINNVLLDADTQQGLAVCDLDTLMPGKVISDLGDMIRTFVSPVSEESSDFEKVVVREDFYRALIEGYLAEMKTVLTETEKSAIFYSGLFLVYMQGIRFLADYLNDDVYYPIQYPEHNLDRASNQMVLLQDLYRKEEALRGIIQNALSDQ, encoded by the coding sequence ATGATAGAACAAACCATTGATTTCGAGCGCATTTTGGCTGCCTATGATGTATTTCCATTGCCCGAGCCCCGGCGTTTTGGTTCGGGTCACATCAATGATACTTTCCTGGTAGAGGCAGAGGATGGGGCGCGTTTTGTTTTGCAAAAAATCAATGCGGCGGTTTTTCGGGTCGGGGCCATTGCCAATAACCTGCGGCTGGCAGCACGGCATTTGGCCAAACAACATCCCGATTATCTTTTTGTCGCGCCGATTCCTACCCTGGCGGGAGACGAACTCATGGAGCTGGCGGGTGAATCCTGGCGGTTGACGCCGTTTGTTAAAAACTCTTACTCTATTAATGAAGCTACCACACCGCAGCAGGCCTACGAAGCCGCCCGTCAGTTTGGCTTATTGGCCCGAAATCTTGACGGGCTGGATATGTCGCGCTTCGAGGCTACCATTCCCGACTTTCATAACCTGAGTTTCCGCTACCGGCAGTTTCAGGAAGCGTTGGCGGCAACAACCGATGCGCGCCGAAGTACGGCCCAGGACGTAATCGAATATTTCTTAAAGAAAAACGAGATTGTGGACACCTACGAAAGTCTGCTGCAAAACTCGGATTTCCCTGATCGGCTGATGCACCACGATACCAAGATTAACAACGTGCTGCTCGATGCCGACACACAGCAGGGCCTGGCCGTCTGCGACCTGGATACGCTAATGCCCGGCAAGGTCATCTCCGATCTGGGCGACATGATCCGGACTTTCGTGAGTCCAGTTTCAGAAGAAAGTAGTGATTTTGAGAAGGTTGTGGTCCGGGAGGATTTCTACCGGGCCTTGATCGAAGGGTACCTTGCCGAAATGAAAACCGTGCTGACCGAAACAGAAAAATCGGCGATTTTTTATTCGGGTTTGTTTCTGGTTTATATGCAGGGTATCCGTTTTCTGGCCGATTATCTCAACGACGACGTGTATTATCCCATCCAGTACCCCGAGCACAACCTCGACCGCGCCAGTAATCAGATGGTACTTTTACAGGATTTGTACAGAAAGGAAGAGGCATTGCGGGGCATCATTCAGAATGCGCTTTCTGATCAATAA
- a CDS encoding M1 family metallopeptidase gives MKNFLFSLLGLVAATQSFAQSDRWQQHVKYEMNVDFDTKTHRYTGTQKLQYTNNSPDTLNKVFYHLYLNAFQPGSQMDVRSRTIADPDSRVMDRIYKLSPDEIGYEKVKSLKHKGKAVSYQVAGTILEVTLNEPILPKTTTTFDMEFEAQVPIQIRRTGRFNKEGIDYSMAQWYPKMSEYDYEGWHAVPYIAREFYGVWGDFDVKITMDAAYTIAATGYLQNPDEIGHGYSKKNVTHKAGDRLTWHFVAPQVPDFVWAADPDYVHDVVKVDDNLDMHFFYQNDTTNYWKEMEPYAVRCFKIMNERFGRYPYKQYSVIQGGDGGMEYPMATLILGRGSLRALVSVTVHESIHSWFQNVLGTNESKYPWMDEGFTTYASSEVSAQLFPSRNDTHYGSFVSYQRLVESGLEEPMTTQSDHYNTNRAYSTAAYSKGSVFLHQLSYIIGQSTFDRGMKRYFNEWKFKHPNPNDLKRIMEKESGLELDWYWEDWVGTTRTIDYGIREVLPNGNKTNVVLDRLGKMPMPLDVVVSYTDGTQENFYIPWK, from the coding sequence ATGAAGAATTTCCTTTTTAGTCTGCTCGGTTTGGTGGCCGCTACCCAGAGTTTCGCCCAATCGGATCGCTGGCAGCAACACGTCAAGTACGAAATGAATGTGGATTTCGATACCAAAACGCACCGCTACACGGGTACCCAGAAACTACAATACACCAATAACTCGCCCGATACGCTCAATAAGGTTTTTTATCACCTCTACCTCAATGCCTTCCAGCCCGGTAGCCAAATGGACGTGCGCTCGCGTACCATCGCCGATCCTGACTCCCGTGTGATGGACCGGATCTATAAGCTTTCGCCCGACGAAATTGGCTACGAGAAAGTCAAATCCCTGAAACATAAAGGCAAAGCGGTTTCCTACCAGGTAGCGGGTACCATCCTGGAAGTGACACTCAACGAACCGATTCTGCCCAAGACCACCACGACCTTCGACATGGAATTTGAGGCGCAGGTACCTATTCAAATCCGCCGCACGGGCCGCTTCAATAAGGAAGGCATCGACTATTCGATGGCTCAGTGGTACCCCAAAATGAGCGAGTACGACTATGAAGGCTGGCACGCCGTACCGTACATTGCCCGCGAGTTCTATGGCGTTTGGGGTGATTTTGACGTAAAAATCACGATGGACGCCGCCTACACCATCGCCGCGACGGGGTACCTACAGAACCCAGACGAGATCGGCCACGGCTATTCCAAAAAGAATGTCACGCATAAAGCAGGCGACCGCCTCACCTGGCACTTTGTGGCCCCACAGGTACCTGACTTTGTATGGGCCGCCGATCCCGACTACGTGCACGATGTGGTGAAAGTGGATGATAACCTCGACATGCATTTCTTTTACCAGAACGACACAACCAACTATTGGAAAGAAATGGAGCCCTACGCGGTGCGCTGTTTCAAAATCATGAACGAGCGCTTCGGCAGGTACCCTTACAAGCAATATTCGGTGATTCAGGGCGGCGACGGTGGCATGGAGTACCCTATGGCGACGCTGATTCTGGGAAGAGGTAGCCTGCGCGCGCTGGTGAGTGTCACCGTCCACGAATCCATTCACAGCTGGTTCCAGAACGTGCTGGGTACCAACGAGTCGAAGTATCCCTGGATGGACGAAGGCTTCACAACCTACGCCTCGAGTGAGGTGAGCGCTCAGCTTTTCCCCTCGCGCAACGACACCCATTACGGCTCATTCGTATCCTACCAGCGGCTGGTAGAGTCGGGCCTGGAAGAACCCATGACTACGCAGTCGGACCACTACAATACCAACCGTGCTTACAGCACCGCCGCTTACTCCAAAGGCAGTGTTTTTCTGCACCAGTTGAGCTACATCATCGGTCAGTCCACCTTCGACCGGGGCATGAAACGGTACTTCAACGAGTGGAAATTCAAGCATCCTAATCCCAACGACCTGAAGCGCATCATGGAAAAAGAGTCCGGCCTGGAGTTGGACTGGTACTGGGAAGATTGGGTAGGTACCACGCGCACCATCGACTACGGCATCCGTGAAGTGCTGCCCAACGGCAACAAAACCAACGTGGTGTTGGATCGGCTGGGCAAAATGCCCATGCCCCTCGACGTGGTGGTGAGCTATACCGATGGTACCCAGGAAAATTTCTACATCCCCTGGAAATGA
- a CDS encoding CocE/NonD family hydrolase, whose amino-acid sequence MSRILLVLLGALMAVTSIAQPSSDQPFIQEHYNKTIYDIPMRDGVKLHTILYTPKDISASKKYPFLMQRTCYSIAPYGADEFPTRLGPNPYLMRDGYIYVYQDVRGRYMSEGTWTNMTPHIDNKKGKNDVDEASDMYDTIEFLLKNVPNNNGRVGQYGTSYPGFYTTASSLSKHPALKASSPQAPIADFFFDDFHHNGAFTQGYYLTYPVFGIQHPKPMTDSWFNDEFISAKPDGYTFNLNMGPLKNFNKYYQDNFFWQETMDHPNKDEFWQKRDILPHLKGVTSAYMTVGGWFDAEDLYGPLNTYKTIEKNNPNAYNTLVMGPFGHGRWGRETGHTLHNDIYFGDSIATFYQKNIETEFFSHFLKGAGDGKTGLPEAYLFNTGRNEWRKFDQWPAPQAKKQTLYFHKDGKLSFDKPTAGSAYTEYVSDPLKPVPYTEDFNQMTGFTPFNYMSEDQRFASTRPDVLVFETDVLTEDITLGGEIMAKLNFSTTGTDADFFVKLIDVYPDDEKNHSYMVDKEVVLAGYQQMVRSEVMRARFRNSFSKPELLKANTLTPLNFRLQDVLHTFKKGHKIMVQVQSTVFPLFDRNPQKYVENIYKANPEDFIKATQRIYTQSNAASGLEVEVLE is encoded by the coding sequence ATGTCGCGCATTTTACTTGTCCTTCTGGGCGCCCTGATGGCCGTTACGTCCATCGCCCAACCTAGTTCCGATCAGCCTTTCATCCAAGAGCATTACAACAAGACGATTTACGATATTCCGATGCGCGACGGCGTGAAGCTGCACACGATCCTGTACACGCCAAAAGACATTTCAGCCAGCAAGAAGTACCCCTTCCTGATGCAGCGCACTTGTTACAGCATCGCCCCTTATGGAGCTGACGAGTTTCCTACCCGCCTCGGCCCCAACCCCTATCTCATGCGGGACGGGTACATTTACGTCTATCAAGACGTGCGCGGCCGCTATATGAGCGAGGGTACCTGGACAAATATGACGCCCCATATTGATAATAAAAAGGGTAAGAACGATGTGGACGAGGCGTCGGATATGTACGACACCATCGAGTTTTTGCTCAAGAATGTTCCGAACAATAACGGCCGGGTGGGTCAGTACGGTACCTCCTATCCCGGCTTTTACACTACGGCCAGTTCGCTCAGCAAGCATCCGGCTCTGAAAGCTTCTTCGCCGCAGGCCCCCATTGCCGACTTTTTCTTTGATGATTTTCACCACAACGGCGCCTTCACCCAAGGGTACTACCTGACCTACCCGGTCTTTGGCATTCAGCACCCCAAGCCGATGACGGATTCCTGGTTCAACGATGAATTCATCAGTGCCAAGCCCGATGGCTATACTTTTAACCTGAACATGGGGCCGTTGAAGAATTTCAACAAGTACTACCAGGACAATTTTTTCTGGCAGGAAACGATGGACCATCCCAATAAGGACGAGTTCTGGCAGAAGCGCGATATCCTGCCACACTTGAAAGGCGTTACGTCGGCCTACATGACAGTGGGCGGCTGGTTCGATGCCGAGGATTTGTACGGGCCGCTGAATACCTACAAGACCATCGAAAAGAACAACCCCAACGCCTACAATACGCTGGTGATGGGGCCGTTCGGACACGGACGCTGGGGCCGAGAAACCGGGCATACGCTGCACAATGACATCTATTTTGGCGACAGCATCGCCACTTTTTATCAGAAGAATATCGAAACTGAATTCTTTTCCCACTTCCTGAAAGGCGCGGGCGACGGCAAAACGGGTCTGCCCGAAGCCTACCTCTTCAACACGGGTCGCAACGAGTGGCGGAAATTTGATCAATGGCCCGCTCCCCAAGCTAAGAAGCAAACGCTGTATTTTCACAAAGACGGCAAGCTGAGTTTCGACAAACCAACCGCCGGGAGTGCCTACACTGAGTACGTCAGTGACCCGCTGAAGCCGGTACCTTACACCGAGGATTTTAACCAGATGACGGGTTTTACGCCCTTCAACTATATGTCAGAAGACCAGCGCTTTGCCTCCACCCGTCCCGACGTGCTGGTGTTCGAGACCGACGTACTGACGGAAGATATCACGCTGGGTGGCGAAATTATGGCCAAGCTCAATTTCAGCACCACGGGTACCGACGCCGATTTTTTTGTCAAGTTGATCGACGTGTATCCCGACGACGAGAAAAACCACAGCTATATGGTAGACAAGGAAGTAGTACTGGCGGGCTACCAGCAGATGGTACGCAGCGAGGTGATGCGCGCCCGTTTTCGCAACAGCTTCTCCAAGCCCGAACTCTTGAAAGCCAATACGCTCACGCCGCTAAATTTCCGCTTGCAGGACGTGCTGCATACCTTCAAAAAGGGCCACAAAATTATGGTACAGGTACAAAGTACCGTCTTCCCGCTTTTCGACCGCAACCCGCAGAAGTACGTCGAAAACATCTACAAAGCCAATCCCGAAGATTTCATCAAAGCCACCCAGCGGATTTACACGCAATCAAACGCGGCGAGTGGGTTGGAAGTGGAGGTTTTGGAATAA